The following coding sequences are from one Drosophila gunungcola strain Sukarami chromosome 3L unlocalized genomic scaffold, Dgunungcola_SK_2 000014F, whole genome shotgun sequence window:
- the LOC128260179 gene encoding uncharacterized protein LOC128260179 isoform X1 has protein sequence MIEARTLQDESKYQETTKEVSLKVLSGAYRLLRRKQGSTVWKVYREIVRSDGAIINGLYFCTGCKRVMRSFNTSNLRTHKCHVDFLRQTLSPNAGTFSDVASSVQEVCMGTWATSSPDELNYRGTFQNASPPARRRNGNYPQPAEWSFHATELLLQFWAQNVADLRDSKKRVRVIWKITGEMKTLGFTFTEIKNKLDDIAQQYRREVHMEKTTGKPSQWEFFETIKRIIDSDIKPVENKPRGSDKPGNGTIMITISKLDGSSKDKKVENRPKRSDNSGNGSIKLNAHNKYSEYHNTSLKDKKYFMELNDEPTEPDDDYLCNDLEQSQEDVDELSELKDNIIREIEESSTVHSQENYEEELDQQNSTIKEMKRAKRKRSARMMEIQEEKLVIERKKCKLMKFFVNEMSAFRNSLYGLLNDSKEDSKS, from the exons ATGATTGAGGCGCGCACGCTGCAGGACGAGTCGAAATACCAGGAGACGACAAAGGAGGTCTCGCTGAAGGTGCTCAGCGGCGCGTACCGGTTGCTCCGGCGGAAACAGGGCAGCACCGTGTGGAAGGTTTACCGGGAAATAGTGCGCTCCGACGGGGCCATCATCAATGGCCTCTACTTCTGCACCGGCTGCAAGCGTGTGATGCGATCCTTCAACACCTCAAATCTTCGCACCCACAAATGTCATGTGGATTTCCTGCGGCAGACTCTGAGTCCCAATGCCGGGACGTTCTCGGATGTGGCGTCTTCAGTGCAAGAGGTATGCATGGGCACATGGGCCACTTCCTCGCCAGATGAACTCAACTACAGGGGCACCTTTCAGAATGCAAGTCCTCCGGCGCGGCGTCGAAACGGTAACTATCCCCAGCCGGCGGAGTGGTCCTTCCACGCCACCGAACTGCTCCTTCAGTTTTGGGCACAAAATGTCGCCGATCTGCGGGATAGTAAAAAGCGGGTCAGGGTTATCTGGAAAATAACTGGCGAAATGAAGACCCTGGGGTTCACTTTCAcggaaattaaaaacaaattggaTGATATTGCCCAACAATACCG GCGAGAAGTCCACATGGAAAAAACGACCGGAAAACCATCACAGTGGGAGTTTTTCGAGACCATCAAGCGGATAATCGATTCCGACATTAAGCCCGTGGAAAACAAGCCTAGGGGATCGGATAAACCCGGAAATGGAACTATCATGATAACCATAAGTAAGCTTGATGGCTCTTCAAAGGAtaaaaaagtggaaaacaGGCCTAAGAGATCAGATAACTCTGGAAATGGATCCATCAAGTTAAACGCTCATAACAAATATTCGGAATATCATAATACATCTTTGAAGGATAAAAAGTACTTTATGGAGCTAAACGATGAGCCAACGGAACCGGACGATGATTACTTATGCAATGACCTGGAACAATCACAGGAGGACGTGGATGAACTAAGCGAACTAAAGGACAACATTATAAGGGAAATAGAGGAATCCTCTACTGTACATTCCCAGGAGAACTATGAAGAAGAGCTCGATCAACAGAATTCGACGATCAAAGAAATGAAAAGAGCTAAGCGTAAAAGATCAGCTAGAATGATGGAAATACAGGAGGAAAAGCTGGTAATAGAGaggaaaaaatgtaaactaaTGAAGTTTTTTGTGAACGAGATGTCAGCATTTCGGAACAGCTTGTATGGACTTCTTAATGATTCCAAAGAAGACTCCAAATCATGA
- the LOC128260181 gene encoding uncharacterized protein LOC128260181, with translation MPSRTSASIAKAKEDSLNPRKTVSGPRSKRIALNSRNRSLGGEKKPIAAQPQRAFPPKSEYEKFYESVFLAEESQAEEEETTDCPKPGPRSKRPLHALLNDDQSQTETARPAKIPALKKTTESVDRVNGISPKPKGKARQFEDYYTKTERHVWKKDAEQMLLQLWAQNLKEFRGESKNVPIYRKMAEQMSQFGPSHTELKTKIDNMSRKYRIEAEKVRETGVPSKWEYFHKLQALLIGTKSVDVFEDIMHDNPAETINYGQDAESEDEEMNLMKAESMVDDQKDESESELCAKESIRRVRAPPSPIIPDFQDEEDEEQMEETAPLPVPKYHTKRKMPISHSNRLLQIEEEKLMIEREKLQVMKEALLELNSFHKDIVNLFKYKNQ, from the exons ATGCCGTCGAGAACGAGTGCAAGTATCGCCAAAGCCAAGGAGGACTCCCTTAATCCCCGGAAAACGGTCAGCGGGCCGCGAAGCAAGCGAATTGCCCTAAACAGCCGCAATCGAAGTCTTGGTGGTGAAAAAAAACCTATAGCCGCACAGCCGCAGCGAGCATTCCCGCCAAAATCCGAGTATGAGAAGTTTTACGAATCAGTGTTCCTGGCGGAGGAATCCCAGGCGGAGGAA GAAGAGACTACGGATTGTCCAAAGCCAGGGCCGCGCTCAAAGCGACCATTGCACGCCCTTCTAAACGATGATCAATCCCAGACGGAAACTGCGCGACCTGCTAAGATTCCCGCCCTGAAAAAAACCACTGAGTCAGTGGATCGAGTCAATGGCATTTCCCCAAAGCCCAAAGGCAAAGCCCGTCAATTCGAGGATTACTACACTAAAACGGAACGGCATGTCTGGAAAAAGGATGCAGAGCAAATGTTATTGCAGCTGTGGGCGCAAAACTTAAAGGAGTTCCGCGGAGAATCAAAGAATGTCCCTATCTACCGGAAAATGGCTGAACAGATGTCCCAGTTTGGGCCAAGCCATACGGAGCTCAAAACGAAAATAGACAATATGTCGCGAAAGTATCG TATAGAAGCTGAGAAAGTCCGGGAAACCGGAGTTCCTTCTAAGTGGGAATACTTCCACAAGCTTCAAGCACTCCTTATTGGCACCAAATCCGTTGATGTATTTGAAGACATTATGCACGACAATCCAG CTGAGACCATAAACTACGGCCAGGATGCGGAATCTGAGGACGAAGAAATGAATTTGATGAAAGCTGAATCGATGGTTGATGACCAAAAGGATGAATCTGAAAGTGAATTGTGTGCCAAGGAAAGCATCAGAAGAGTGCGGGCTCCTCCCTCTCCAATTATCCCCGACTTCCAGGATGAAGAGGACGAAGAGCAGATGGAAGAAACAGCTCCATTGCCTGTTCCCAAATATCACACTAAAAGAAAGATGCCGATTAGCCATTCGAATAGACTCCTTCAAATAGAAGAGGAGAAACTGATGATCGAGCGTGAAAAGCTGCAGGTTATGAAGGAAGCGCTTCTTGAGCTAAACTCATTCCACAAAGACATagttaatttgtttaagtacaaaaatcagtaa
- the LOC128260186 gene encoding kelch-like protein 40a isoform X2: MNNPSNNPFSADGSNRILDLRKHSLFSDIVIRIGSSNFKCHKIVLACASQFFEMLFQREGLQTGEVVLQDTTPDIFEIFLDYIYTRDVDVLNCLETELLLSLFKCANMWLACEVEKICEQIFLNRIDAMKPAELVQLFAVSFHLGKEFLYPRTIGMLHKKRSIVCPETLKLGIDCFMKYFEMTCEMTEGERFDMLDKWVNKNMPEVTGVVVFSVHGKSNPKIEDFPSVTDFDKITVMLNDIDLTEMSFYEFYCQAAKSNLLNHSDQIELMYQIGIK, translated from the exons ATGAATAATCCTTCAAATAATCCTTTCTCCGCCGATGG GTCTAATAGAATTTTGGATCTGCGTAAACATAGCCTCTTCTCGGATATAGTCATCCGCATTGGGAGCTCCAATTTTAAATGCCACAAGATCGTTTTGGCCTGTGCCTCGCAGTTTTTTGAAATGCTATTTCAAAGAGAAGGTTTGCAAACGGGAGAAGTCGTATTGCAGGACACAACGCccgatatttttgaaatatttcttGACTACATTTACACAAGAGACGTCGACGTGTTGAATTGTCTTGAAACCGAACTACTGCTATCGCTTTTTAAGTGTGCGAATATGTGGCTGGCATGCGAAGTAGAGAAAATTTgcgaacaaatttttttaaatcgaattGATGCAATGAAGCCTGCGGAATTGGTACAACTTTTTGCTGTCTCCTTTCATCTGGGAAAAGAATTTTTGTATCCCCGCACTATTGGG ATGTTACATAAGAAAAGAAGTATTGTCTGCCCGGAAACCTTAAAATTGGGAATCGACTGTTTCATGAAGTATTTTGAGATGACTTGTGAGATGACTGAAGGGGAGCGTTTTGATATGCTGGACAAAtgggtaaacaaaaatatgccCGAAGTGACTGGAGTTGTTGTGTTCTCAGTGCATGGAAAAAGCAACCCAAAAATTGAAGACTTTCCATCCGTCACGGATTTTGACAAGATTACTGTTATGTTGAATGATATTGACTTAACCGAAATGTCGTTTTATGAATTTTACTGCCAAGCTGCAAAGTCAAATTTGTTGAATCATTCAGACCAGATAGAATTAATGTATCAAATTggtattaaataa
- the LOC128260183 gene encoding Y-box-binding protein 1: MADAENKPLAAEQQQNQQEQQNLQEQDLEQESQDEQQLQGQQGKPAPPPKEVIATKVTGTVKWFNVKSGYGFINRNDTKEDVFVHQSAIARNNPKKAVRSVGDGEVVEFDVVIGEKGNEAANVTGPSGEPVRGSQFAADKRRNFRPWMKKNRRKDGEVEGEELESPAQQQQQPPPSVDGQQQQLQSGPRQPRQNFRRGPPGGPPGGPRGGPRGGPGGPPGGPRRYNNYYPRQPRRGLGGGDGSAEPGVHDQNPEGLQRGEGQGPRRGGGPPGGPQRRFFRRNYNNGPPPPRRDGGEYIQGQGPPRPQQPRPRRQNRKPNGPGGGLEQQPQQNGAQELQNTTTESTA; the protein is encoded by the exons ATGGCCGATGCAGAGAACAAGCCACTGGCCGCTGAGCAGCAGCAAAaccagcaggagcagcagaatCTGCAGGAGCAGGACCTCGAGCAGGAGTCGCAGGacgagcagcagctgcagggACAGCAGGGCAAGCCCGCTCCGCCGCCCAAGGAAGTCATTG CCACCAAAGTCACCGGCACCGTCAAGTGGTTCAACGTGAAGAGCGGCTACGGCTTCATAAACCGCAACGACACCAAAGAGGATGTCTTCGTGCACCAGAGCGCCATTGCCCGGAACAACCCCAAGAAGGCGGTCCGCTCGGTGGGCGACGGTGAGGTCGTTGAGTTCGACGTGGTCATTGGCGAGAAGGGAAACGAGGCGGCCAACGTGACGGGCCCGTCCGGCGAGCCGGTGCGCGGCAGTCAGTTTGCGGCAGACAAGCGTCGTAACTTCCGTCCCTGGATGAAGAAGAACCGCCGCAAGGATGGCGAAGTCGAAGGCGAGGAGCTGGAGTCTCcggcccagcagcagcagcagccgccgccgtCCGTTGacgggcagcagcagcagttgcagtcCGGCCCGCGCCAGCCCCGCCAGAACTTCCGCCGAGGCCCACCCGGTGGACCGCCCGGCGGACCTCGTGGAGGCCCTCGAGGCGGCCCCGGCGGACCTCCTGGTGGCCCCCGGCGCTACAACAACTACTATCCGCGTCAGCCACGTCGCGGTCTAGGCGGCGGTGATGGCAGCGCCGAGCCCGGCGTTCACGACCAGAATCCCGAGGGCCTGCAGCGAGGAGAAGGACAGGGACCGCGTCGCGGTGGCGGCCCACCTGGTGGACCCCAGAGGCGCTTCTTCCGACGCAACTACAACAACggaccaccaccaccacgccGAGATGGCGGGGAATACA TTCAAGGTCAGGGACCGCCACGCCCTCAACAGCCACGTCCACGTCGCCAGAATCGGAAACCGAATGGCCCTGGCGGTGGTTTggagcagcagccacagcag AACGGCGCTCAAGAGCTGCAAAATACCACCACAGAGAGCACTGCATAA
- the LOC128260186 gene encoding kelch-like protein 40a isoform X1, which translates to MNNPSNNPFSADGRSNRILDLRKHSLFSDIVIRIGSSNFKCHKIVLACASQFFEMLFQREGLQTGEVVLQDTTPDIFEIFLDYIYTRDVDVLNCLETELLLSLFKCANMWLACEVEKICEQIFLNRIDAMKPAELVQLFAVSFHLGKEFLYPRTIGMLHKKRSIVCPETLKLGIDCFMKYFEMTCEMTEGERFDMLDKWVNKNMPEVTGVVVFSVHGKSNPKIEDFPSVTDFDKITVMLNDIDLTEMSFYEFYCQAAKSNLLNHSDQIELMYQIGIK; encoded by the exons ATGAATAATCCTTCAAATAATCCTTTCTCCGCCGATGG CAGGTCTAATAGAATTTTGGATCTGCGTAAACATAGCCTCTTCTCGGATATAGTCATCCGCATTGGGAGCTCCAATTTTAAATGCCACAAGATCGTTTTGGCCTGTGCCTCGCAGTTTTTTGAAATGCTATTTCAAAGAGAAGGTTTGCAAACGGGAGAAGTCGTATTGCAGGACACAACGCccgatatttttgaaatatttcttGACTACATTTACACAAGAGACGTCGACGTGTTGAATTGTCTTGAAACCGAACTACTGCTATCGCTTTTTAAGTGTGCGAATATGTGGCTGGCATGCGAAGTAGAGAAAATTTgcgaacaaatttttttaaatcgaattGATGCAATGAAGCCTGCGGAATTGGTACAACTTTTTGCTGTCTCCTTTCATCTGGGAAAAGAATTTTTGTATCCCCGCACTATTGGG ATGTTACATAAGAAAAGAAGTATTGTCTGCCCGGAAACCTTAAAATTGGGAATCGACTGTTTCATGAAGTATTTTGAGATGACTTGTGAGATGACTGAAGGGGAGCGTTTTGATATGCTGGACAAAtgggtaaacaaaaatatgccCGAAGTGACTGGAGTTGTTGTGTTCTCAGTGCATGGAAAAAGCAACCCAAAAATTGAAGACTTTCCATCCGTCACGGATTTTGACAAGATTACTGTTATGTTGAATGATATTGACTTAACCGAAATGTCGTTTTATGAATTTTACTGCCAAGCTGCAAAGTCAAATTTGTTGAATCATTCAGACCAGATAGAATTAATGTATCAAATTggtattaaataa
- the LOC128260192 gene encoding uncharacterized protein LOC128260192 produces MSDSFNPPCLNTCEMYPRRRNTEFYRSPEPRASCQSHRAEHPRDVLNITPAQNRELARRLPRIQPPNNSDSNMLRNGYFS; encoded by the exons ATGAGTGACTCTTTCAATCCACCA TGTCTGAACACCTGCGAGATGTATCCACGTCGGAGGAACACGGAATTTTATAGATCTCCGGAGCCACGAGCCTCGTGCCAAAGTCACCGGGCGGAGCACCCACGAGATGTGCTGAATATAACCCCAGCCCAGAATCGGGAGCTCGCCCGTCGATTGCCACGAATACAGCCCCCAAATAACTCTGACAGTAACATGCTCCGCAATGGATATTTTTCCTAA
- the LOC128260179 gene encoding uncharacterized protein LOC128260179 isoform X2, with translation MIEARTLQDESKYQETTKEVSLKVLSGAYRLLRRKQGSTVWKVYREIVRSDGAIINGLYFCTGCKRVMRSFNTSNLRTHKCHVDFLRQTLSPNAGTFSDVASSVQENASPPARRRNGNYPQPAEWSFHATELLLQFWAQNVADLRDSKKRVRVIWKITGEMKTLGFTFTEIKNKLDDIAQQYRREVHMEKTTGKPSQWEFFETIKRIIDSDIKPVENKPRGSDKPGNGTIMITISKLDGSSKDKKVENRPKRSDNSGNGSIKLNAHNKYSEYHNTSLKDKKYFMELNDEPTEPDDDYLCNDLEQSQEDVDELSELKDNIIREIEESSTVHSQENYEEELDQQNSTIKEMKRAKRKRSARMMEIQEEKLVIERKKCKLMKFFVNEMSAFRNSLYGLLNDSKEDSKS, from the exons ATGATTGAGGCGCGCACGCTGCAGGACGAGTCGAAATACCAGGAGACGACAAAGGAGGTCTCGCTGAAGGTGCTCAGCGGCGCGTACCGGTTGCTCCGGCGGAAACAGGGCAGCACCGTGTGGAAGGTTTACCGGGAAATAGTGCGCTCCGACGGGGCCATCATCAATGGCCTCTACTTCTGCACCGGCTGCAAGCGTGTGATGCGATCCTTCAACACCTCAAATCTTCGCACCCACAAATGTCATGTGGATTTCCTGCGGCAGACTCTGAGTCCCAATGCCGGGACGTTCTCGGATGTGGCGTCTTCAGTGCAAGAG AATGCAAGTCCTCCGGCGCGGCGTCGAAACGGTAACTATCCCCAGCCGGCGGAGTGGTCCTTCCACGCCACCGAACTGCTCCTTCAGTTTTGGGCACAAAATGTCGCCGATCTGCGGGATAGTAAAAAGCGGGTCAGGGTTATCTGGAAAATAACTGGCGAAATGAAGACCCTGGGGTTCACTTTCAcggaaattaaaaacaaattggaTGATATTGCCCAACAATACCG GCGAGAAGTCCACATGGAAAAAACGACCGGAAAACCATCACAGTGGGAGTTTTTCGAGACCATCAAGCGGATAATCGATTCCGACATTAAGCCCGTGGAAAACAAGCCTAGGGGATCGGATAAACCCGGAAATGGAACTATCATGATAACCATAAGTAAGCTTGATGGCTCTTCAAAGGAtaaaaaagtggaaaacaGGCCTAAGAGATCAGATAACTCTGGAAATGGATCCATCAAGTTAAACGCTCATAACAAATATTCGGAATATCATAATACATCTTTGAAGGATAAAAAGTACTTTATGGAGCTAAACGATGAGCCAACGGAACCGGACGATGATTACTTATGCAATGACCTGGAACAATCACAGGAGGACGTGGATGAACTAAGCGAACTAAAGGACAACATTATAAGGGAAATAGAGGAATCCTCTACTGTACATTCCCAGGAGAACTATGAAGAAGAGCTCGATCAACAGAATTCGACGATCAAAGAAATGAAAAGAGCTAAGCGTAAAAGATCAGCTAGAATGATGGAAATACAGGAGGAAAAGCTGGTAATAGAGaggaaaaaatgtaaactaaTGAAGTTTTTTGTGAACGAGATGTCAGCATTTCGGAACAGCTTGTATGGACTTCTTAATGATTCCAAAGAAGACTCCAAATCATGA
- the LOC128260169 gene encoding LOW QUALITY PROTEIN: uncharacterized protein LOC128260169 (The sequence of the model RefSeq protein was modified relative to this genomic sequence to represent the inferred CDS: deleted 1 base in 1 codon) → MATSVGFLLLFSLPGIRTLAEMACRIAVEQNVQVTYLYRCASCPASFDPGHSAVELELYRCVASRLPVVTRNIEAHELEPLRRTDSLSIFHIPAGEKGDSLVRRILDMLNPRQPRKHLHKYLFMWPDARQDQLLNLFRGSWAKQLLYGLAITHADGGFSDFDPFAVGGLQVIGRSGGDLYFPHKMKDLRGYPLRFSMFTDPLMAVPRNPVESAGYQAVDGVAARVAARMLNASVTYVLPADDESYGRCLPDGNFTGVVRDLVGGLTHFGPNSRFVLDCIWPEVEVLYPHTRRVLYLVVPASEIQPEYLIFVRVFRRSVWHLLLVTLLTVVLIFWLMQRLQEGIPRRQVTHIQATWYEILEVFGKTHVGEPAGRFSSFSSMRTILMGWILFSYVLTTIYFAKLESAFVRPSYAAQVDRVAELAHLDVHVYAVSTMYEAVKPVLTAHQYRLLESRIRQLPLGLTTSYYQLVVSRRDQRSAFIMRDFHARDFLALTYNSQAERPSYHIVKEYLRSMICTYILPRGSPFLQRLESLFSGFHEHGFFEHWRQMDLITRDLTSPNAEEFFEDLGDQTDTDPVTNEAAVRRNKRVVLTLDILQGAFYLWSVGIGMSCLGFTLEHAHHLWRLRSLRI, encoded by the exons ATGGCGACTTCGGTTGGTTTTTTGCTCCTGTTCTCCCTGCCCGGAATTCGTACCCTGGCCGAGATGGCCTGCCGCATAGCCGTGGAGCAGAATGTCCAGGTGACCTATCTGTACCGCTGTGCCAGCTGCCCGGCTTCATTTGATCCGGGTCACTCCGCTGTGGAACTGGAGCTGTACCGCTGCGTGGCCAGTCGACTGCCGGTGGTCACACGGAACATCGAGGCCCATGAGCTGGAGCCATTGCGCCGCACGGACAGCCTGAGCATCTTCCACATTCCGGCGGGCGAAAAGGGGGATTCCCTGGTCCGTCGCATCCTGGATATGCTGAATCCCCGCCAGCCACGCAAACATCTGCACAAGTACCTATTTATGTGGCCCGATGCCAGGCAGGATCAGCTACTAAATCTCTTCCGCGGCAGTTGGGCCAAGCAGTTGCTCTACGGATTGGCCATTACCCATGCGGATGGTGGCTTCTCTGACTTCGATCCGTTTGCGGTGGGGGGTCTTCAGGTGATTGGGCGGTCGGGAGGGGATCTGTATTTCCCCCACAAGATGAAGGATTTGAGGGGCTATCCCCTGCGTTTCTCCATGTTCACGGATCCCTTGATGGCGGTGCCCAGGAATCCCGTGGAGAGTGCCGGCTACCAGGCGGTGGATGGAGTAGCCGCCCGGGTGGCCGCCCGGATGTTGAATGCCTCCGTGACCTATGTCCTGCCGGCGGACGACGAGTCCTACGGCCGCTGCCTGCCCGATGGTAACTTCACCGGAGTGGTCAGGGACCTGGTCGGCGGGCTCACCCACTTCGGACCCAACTCCCGCTTCGTGCTCGACTGCATCTGGCCGGAGGTGGAGGTGCTGTATCCGCACACACGTCGCGTACTGTACTTGGTGGTGCCCGCCTCCGAAATCCAGCCGGAGTACCTGATCTTCGTGCGTGTGTTCCGGCGATCCGTGTGGCACCTGCTGCTGGTCACCCTGTTGACGGTGGTGCTGATCTTCTGGCTGATGCAGAGGCTTCAAGAGGGCATTCCCCGGCGGCAGGTTACCCACATCCAGGCCACCTGGTAC GAGATTCTGGAAGTGTTCGGCAAAACGCACGTGGGCGAGCCGGCGGGACGATTCTCATCCTTCAGCTCGATGCGCACCATCCTCATGGGCTGGATCCTCTTCAGCTACGTCCTGACCACCATCTACTTTGCCAAGCTGGAGTCCGCATTCGTGCGTCCCAGTTACGCGGCGCAGGTGGACCGGGTGGCGGAACTGGCCCACCTGGATGTGCACGTCTATGCGGTGAGCACCATGTACGAGGCGGTGAAGCCCGTCCTGACGGCGCACCAGTACCGCCTGCTGGAGAGCCGCATTCGCCAGTTGCCCCTGGGACTGACCACATCCTACTACCAACTGGTGGTCAGTCGTCGCGATCAGCGGTCGGCCTTCATCATGCGCGACTTTCACGCCCGCGACTTCCTGGCCCTCACCTACAACTCGCAGGCGGAGCGACCCTCCTACCATATCGTCAAGGAGTACCTGCGCTCCATGATCTGCACCTACATCCTGCCCAGAGGATCGCCCTTCCTGCAGCGGCTCGAGTCGCTCTTCTCGGGCTTCCACGAGCACGGTTTCTTTGAGCACTGGCGTCAAATGGATCTGATCACCCGGGATTTAACGTCGCCGAATGCCGAGGAGTTCTTCGAGGATCTGGGGGATCAGACAGACACGGATCCGGTCACCAACGAGGCGGCAGTTCGGCGGAACAAGCGGGTGGTGCTCACCCTGGACATTCTGCAGGGCGCCTTTTATCTTTGGTCCGTGGGCATTGGAATGAGCTGCCTGGGATTCACCCTGGAGCACGCCCATCACCTCTGGAGGCTTCGGAGTCTAAGGATTTAA
- the LOC128260185 gene encoding uncharacterized protein LOC128260185 — MTIRIVGRNMFVINVPEEEEKCSEAQLDILLKINTGEYRLVKKNKRSSVWNVYREIARSDGTKLKWRYYCIGCKRVMQSTGGTTSNLRIHKCHVRFLKHNANPTGSSVSYNHAPAPTAAAHAPRNQKSTTKRRPTYATKCDRFYEASTDPLTQYSDLEDEMETHLEEEIAVEVTAELERDLESTNSRPLLKLFSEDNLSAEPDLEDGETVEMDEQVPIELDLTDIQHPATDFKYEKIQPKSAEIGVQFDASALSEAESYAKSWAHAFLRLSEEQKFYAKRSIDELLVLGRLERLNISTVTSLTTDL, encoded by the exons ATGACCATACGGATTGTAGGGAGAAATATGTTTGTTATAAACGTTCCCGAGGAAGAGGAGAAGTGCTCGGAAGCGCAGCTGGACATCCTGCTCAAGATCAACACCGGCGAATACCGGCTAGTGAAGAAGAATAAGCGCAGCTCCGTGTGGAACGTGTACCGGGAAATAGCCCGTTCCGATGGAACCAAGCTGAAATGGAGGTACTACTGCATCGGGTGCAAGCGGGTCATGCAGTCCACAGGGGGCACAACCTCAAACCTCCGCATCCACAAGTGCCATGTGCGTTTCCTCAAACATAATGCCAATCCCACCGGTAGCAGTGTCTCCTACAACCACGCCCCCGCGCCCACTGCCGCTGCCCATGCGCCTCGCAACCAGAAATCGACAACCAAGCGACGTCCAACCTATGCCACCAAGTGCGATCGGTTCTACGAGGCCTCCACGGATCCGCTCACCCAGTACAGCGACCTAGAGGACGAAATGGAGACCCATTTGGAGGAGGAGATCGCCGTGGAGGTGACC GCAGAACTGGAGCGTGATTTGGAATCCACTAATTCCAGACCCCtgcttaaattgttttccgAGGATAACTTATCGGCTGAACCAGATTTGGAAGACGGTGAAACGGTGGAGATGGATGAGCAGGTGCCCATCGAGCTGGACCTAACAGACATCCAACACCCTGCGACGGACTTTAAATATGAGAAAATCCAGCCCAAGTCAGCGGAAATTGGCGTCCAGTTCGACGCCAGCGCCCTGTCCGAAGCTGAATCCTATGCCAAGTCCTGGGCTCACGCTTTTCTGCGGTTGAGCGAGGAGCAAAAGTTCTACGCCAAGCGATCCATAGATGAGCTTCTCGTTCTGGGTCGGCTAGAGCGGCTCAACATTTCCACGGTTACATCCTTGACCACAGACCTGTAG